In the genome of Drosophila pseudoobscura strain MV-25-SWS-2005 chromosome 3, UCI_Dpse_MV25, whole genome shotgun sequence, one region contains:
- the LBR gene encoding lamin-B receptor, whose amino-acid sequence MERRLRRPRREEAAAAPLASTQPSLLPVTRRAGSVAAAAAATGPATRTRVSPSRNKVVQPISEVELAPRTRRSSRPRSSVGPMTSSLPVKTSVKSPTPIREVPEVSSPVRQATSNLPMTLTTNTASRAPNKSFNTSSVNSSSAVNTYSSSSTTTEHIEIRTEGGGEVDIDAIRKRITERLRRSVSKTLSSLGGTKATNTEDGSRYSRSLSRSVYEDEKSSKQSYSTGEEDLYEEDELEEDEFRSFNATLQSANQGETSCRQMKSPKEFGGWLGAFLLLVVVPFCVYYLTWSCAARNNCQFKNVNLAVLVDWNYLARQVFQIRVVGAFVAYQVAVFLLVALLPGRRVHLTRETYKFNSLAVAMVLIIAGGYAEYKKYPVVSYILRHYLRFCIFGIVSAFVAAAWSYWRVDTAKYNVLRHNVSNEYGRTGNFVVDFALGRQLNPKWMGRVDWKQYYYRLSMVSTLLYATCYIYQTLQWPKPHPMTDGITLARYYINNTHYDPATLLSASCLLLYVLDAIVFEHHLSSSFELQYEGYGCLLLLRYAATPYLLTAVTKYFYDQRVPITCWYAPIGVVALLLLGLCVKRFSSAYKYKYRLNSQNPIFSNIETIHTFQGNRILLTGLWGHVRQPNYLGDIIALVALAAPMSLRLAWPPVLGLVLLVLVLLHRTTRSNARNHARYHSAWNRYCARVRYSILPRVF is encoded by the exons ATGGAGCGACGCCTGAGACGCCCGCGTCGCGAGGAGGCTGCAGCGGCACCTCTCGCCTCCACACAGCCTAGCCTTCTGCCCGTTACCAGGCGGGCTGGCtcagtggcagctgcagcagccgccactgGCCCTGCGACCCGGACACGTGTCTCGCCCTCGCGCAACAAGGTCGTTCAACCGATCTCTGAAGTGGAACTGGCACCGCGCACAAGGCGCTCCAGCCGTCCTCGCTCCTCGGTCGGACCGATGACTTCCTCTCTGCCCGTCAAGACATCGGTCAAGTCGCCAACACCCATCAGAGAGGTCCCTGAG GTGTCCTCGCCTGTGCGTCAAGCGACCAGCAATTTGCCCATGACCCTTACCACCAACACCGCTAGCCGTGCACCCAACAAATCCTTTAACACCAGCTCCgtgaacagcagcagcgcggtGAACacctacagcagcagcagcacaaccaCTGAACACATTGAGATACGCACCGAAGGCGGGGGCGAAGTGGACATCGACGCCATTCGCAAACGCATCACAGAGAGATTACGTCGATCCGTGTCGAAGACATTATCTAGTTTGGGCGGAACCAAAGCCACCAACACAGAGGATGGCAGTCGCTATAGTAGAAGCTTATCGCGATCGGTGTACGAAGACGAGAAGTCGTCGAAGCAGAGCTACTCAACGGGGGAGGAGGACCTGTACGAGGAGGATGAACTGGAGGAGGATGAGTTCCGCAGCTTCAATGCCACACTTCAGTCGGCCAATCAGGGAGAGACCTCGTGTCGCCAGATGAAGTCTCCTAAGGAGTTTGGCGGCTGGCTGGGAGCCTTCCTCCTGTTGGTTGTGGTGCCCTTTTGTGTCTACTATCTCACCTGGAGCTGCGCGGCGCGCAACAATTGCCAATTCAAGAACGTTAATTTAGCGGTTCTGGTGGACTGGAACTATCTGGCGCGCCAGGTTTTCCAAATCCGAGTAGTAGGCGCCTTTGTGGCATACCAAGTGGCTGTCTTCCTGCTGGTGGCCCTGTTGCCGGGACGGCGCGTACATCTCACACGGGAGACCTACAAATTCAACtctttggctgtggctatggtcCTGATCATAGCCGGTGGCTATGCCGAGTATAAGAAGTATCCCGTCGTGAGCTATATACTGCGTCACTATCTGCGATTCTGCATCTTTGGGATAGTGAGTGCTTTCGTTGCGGCCGCCTGGAGCTATTGGCGCGTGGACACCGCCAAGTACAATGTGCTCAGGCACAATGTGTCGAACGAATACGGTCGCACCGGCAACTTTGTAGTGGACTTTGCCCTCGGCAGGCAGCTGAACCCCAAGTGGATGGGACGAGTGGACTGGAAGCAATACTACTACCGTCTGTCCATGGTTAGCACCCTTCTGTATGCGACATGCTACATCTACCAGACCCTGCAGTGGCCCAAGCCACATCCGATGACGGACGGGATCACCTTGGCGCGCTATTACATTAACAATACCCACTACGATCCGGCCACATTGCTCTCGGCCAGCTGCCTGCTGCTCTACGTCCTCGACGCGATTGTCTTTGAGCACCATTTGAGCTCGTCCTTCGAACTTCAGTACGAGGGCTACggctgcctcctgctgctgcgctaTGCCGCCACTCCCTACCTGCTGACCGCCGTCACGAAATACTTCTACGATCAGCGCGTGCCCATCACCTGTTGGTATGCCCCCATCGGAGTCGTCGCCCTGCTGTTGCTCGGCCTCTGCGTGAAGCGCTTCAGCAGCGCctacaagtacaagtacagGCTTAACTCTCAGAACCCCATATTTTCCAACATCGAGACGATTCACACCTTCCAGGGCAACCGCATCCTGCTGACAGGCCTCTGGGGCCATGTGCGTCAGCCCAACTACTTGGGGGACATCATTGCCTTGGTGGCTCTGGCAGCACCCATGTCGCTGCGTCTGGCCTGGCCCCCAGTGCTGGGGCTGGTACTGCTAGTCCTGGTGCTTCTGCATCGCACCACGCGCTCGAATGCCCGCAACCATGCGCGCTACCACTCTGCATGGAATCGCTACTGCGCCCGGGTGCGGTACTCCATTCTGCCGAGAGTCTTCTAA